The following coding sequences are from one Dermacentor silvarum isolate Dsil-2018 chromosome 4, BIME_Dsil_1.4, whole genome shotgun sequence window:
- the LOC119450843 gene encoding U2 small nuclear ribonucleoprotein auxiliary factor 35 kDa subunit-related protein 2 isoform X1 has translation MEESDQQPQLLSVCMEGEQEMVIHVERAGSMEGSTLVPVQMIPAVVPVPPRNGGIEWNSHESKILLENYVRYVPQVGPDKKFRSKKDMFKRIADHIFEATGQRRTGEQCENRYKTIMRRKRRHGEGSSKGLARARILLNSASVAEDGEDEQFMEEEEPEVEEEEAEPQREELQQQELEDDEPELLAELAAMGDEEQQMNRRASRKRKSSSAIDQQLLLDRLHELHEQRERRRDERERRRDLRHAEQMSLLRRILSVLERQPLTASTANRLRVATTHR, from the exons ATGGAGGAGAGTGATCAGCAGCCGCAACTCCTGAGCGTCTGCATGGAAG GCGAGCAGGAGATGGTGATCCACGTGGAGAGGGCAGGAAGCATGGAGGGCAGCACACTGGTGCCCGTGCAAATGATCCCCGCCGTGGTGCCCGTCCCTCCCCGTAATGGCG GTATTGAGTGGAACAGCCACGAAAGCAAGATCCTGCTGGAGAACTATGTGCGCTACGTGCCACAGGTTGGGCCAGACAAAAAGTTCCGCAGCAAGAAGGACATGTTCAAGCGCATTGCCGACCACATCTTCGAGGCAACGGGGCAGCGGCGCACGGGCGAGCAGTGCGAGAACCGGTACAAAACCATCATGCGCCGGAAGAGACGTCACGGAGAAGGAAGCAGCAAGGGACTCGCCAGGGCTCGCATCCTTCTCAACTCGGCATCTGTAGCAGAAGACGGGGAGGATGAGCAATTCATG GAGGAGGAAGAACCAGAGGTGGAGGAAGAGGAAGCTGAGCCGCAACGGGAGGAGCTGCAGCAGCAGGAACTCGAGGACGATGAGCCGGAATTGCTGGCTGAACTGGCCGCTATGGGTGACGAAGAGCAGCAGATGAACCGACGGGCCTCGAGAAAGCGCAAGAGCTCCTCGGCGATTGACCAGCAGCTGCTACTCGACCGGCTGCATGAACTGCACGAGCAGCGTGAACGACGAAGGGACGAGCGCGAGCGTCGCCGGGACCTCAGACATGCCGAACAAATGAGTCTGCTCCGACGGATCCTCAGCGTGTTGGAACGACAGCCACTTACAGCATCAACCGCTAACCGCCTACGAGTGGCTACGACTCACCGGTGA
- the LOC119450843 gene encoding trichohyalin isoform X2 yields the protein MEESDQQPQLLSVCMEGEQEMVIHVERAGSMEGSTLVPVQMIPAVVPVPPRNGGIEWNSHESKILLENYVRYVPQVGPDKKFRSKKDMFKRIADHIFEATGQRRTGEQCENRYKTIMRRKRRHGEGSSKGLARARILLNSASVAEDGEDEQFMEEEPEVEEEEAEPQREELQQQELEDDEPELLAELAAMGDEEQQMNRRASRKRKSSSAIDQQLLLDRLHELHEQRERRRDERERRRDLRHAEQMSLLRRILSVLERQPLTASTANRLRVATTHR from the exons ATGGAGGAGAGTGATCAGCAGCCGCAACTCCTGAGCGTCTGCATGGAAG GCGAGCAGGAGATGGTGATCCACGTGGAGAGGGCAGGAAGCATGGAGGGCAGCACACTGGTGCCCGTGCAAATGATCCCCGCCGTGGTGCCCGTCCCTCCCCGTAATGGCG GTATTGAGTGGAACAGCCACGAAAGCAAGATCCTGCTGGAGAACTATGTGCGCTACGTGCCACAGGTTGGGCCAGACAAAAAGTTCCGCAGCAAGAAGGACATGTTCAAGCGCATTGCCGACCACATCTTCGAGGCAACGGGGCAGCGGCGCACGGGCGAGCAGTGCGAGAACCGGTACAAAACCATCATGCGCCGGAAGAGACGTCACGGAGAAGGAAGCAGCAAGGGACTCGCCAGGGCTCGCATCCTTCTCAACTCGGCATCTGTAGCAGAAGACGGGGAGGATGAGCAATTCATG GAGGAAGAACCAGAGGTGGAGGAAGAGGAAGCTGAGCCGCAACGGGAGGAGCTGCAGCAGCAGGAACTCGAGGACGATGAGCCGGAATTGCTGGCTGAACTGGCCGCTATGGGTGACGAAGAGCAGCAGATGAACCGACGGGCCTCGAGAAAGCGCAAGAGCTCCTCGGCGATTGACCAGCAGCTGCTACTCGACCGGCTGCATGAACTGCACGAGCAGCGTGAACGACGAAGGGACGAGCGCGAGCGTCGCCGGGACCTCAGACATGCCGAACAAATGAGTCTGCTCCGACGGATCCTCAGCGTGTTGGAACGACAGCCACTTACAGCATCAACCGCTAACCGCCTACGAGTGGCTACGACTCACCGGTGA
- the LOC119450843 gene encoding retrotransposon-like protein 1 isoform X4: MEESDQQPQLLSVCMEGIEWNSHESKILLENYVRYVPQVGPDKKFRSKKDMFKRIADHIFEATGQRRTGEQCENRYKTIMRRKRRHGEGSSKGLARARILLNSASVAEDGEDEQFMEEEEPEVEEEEAEPQREELQQQELEDDEPELLAELAAMGDEEQQMNRRASRKRKSSSAIDQQLLLDRLHELHEQRERRRDERERRRDLRHAEQMSLLRRILSVLERQPLTASTANRLRVATTHR, encoded by the exons ATGGAGGAGAGTGATCAGCAGCCGCAACTCCTGAGCGTCTGCATGGAAG GTATTGAGTGGAACAGCCACGAAAGCAAGATCCTGCTGGAGAACTATGTGCGCTACGTGCCACAGGTTGGGCCAGACAAAAAGTTCCGCAGCAAGAAGGACATGTTCAAGCGCATTGCCGACCACATCTTCGAGGCAACGGGGCAGCGGCGCACGGGCGAGCAGTGCGAGAACCGGTACAAAACCATCATGCGCCGGAAGAGACGTCACGGAGAAGGAAGCAGCAAGGGACTCGCCAGGGCTCGCATCCTTCTCAACTCGGCATCTGTAGCAGAAGACGGGGAGGATGAGCAATTCATG GAGGAGGAAGAACCAGAGGTGGAGGAAGAGGAAGCTGAGCCGCAACGGGAGGAGCTGCAGCAGCAGGAACTCGAGGACGATGAGCCGGAATTGCTGGCTGAACTGGCCGCTATGGGTGACGAAGAGCAGCAGATGAACCGACGGGCCTCGAGAAAGCGCAAGAGCTCCTCGGCGATTGACCAGCAGCTGCTACTCGACCGGCTGCATGAACTGCACGAGCAGCGTGAACGACGAAGGGACGAGCGCGAGCGTCGCCGGGACCTCAGACATGCCGAACAAATGAGTCTGCTCCGACGGATCCTCAGCGTGTTGGAACGACAGCCACTTACAGCATCAACCGCTAACCGCCTACGAGTGGCTACGACTCACCGGTGA
- the LOC119450843 gene encoding uncharacterized protein LOC119450843 isoform X3, protein MVIHVERAGSMEGSTLVPVQMIPAVVPVPPRNGGIEWNSHESKILLENYVRYVPQVGPDKKFRSKKDMFKRIADHIFEATGQRRTGEQCENRYKTIMRRKRRHGEGSSKGLARARILLNSASVAEDGEDEQFMEEEEPEVEEEEAEPQREELQQQELEDDEPELLAELAAMGDEEQQMNRRASRKRKSSSAIDQQLLLDRLHELHEQRERRRDERERRRDLRHAEQMSLLRRILSVLERQPLTASTANRLRVATTHR, encoded by the exons ATGGTGATCCACGTGGAGAGGGCAGGAAGCATGGAGGGCAGCACACTGGTGCCCGTGCAAATGATCCCCGCCGTGGTGCCCGTCCCTCCCCGTAATGGCG GTATTGAGTGGAACAGCCACGAAAGCAAGATCCTGCTGGAGAACTATGTGCGCTACGTGCCACAGGTTGGGCCAGACAAAAAGTTCCGCAGCAAGAAGGACATGTTCAAGCGCATTGCCGACCACATCTTCGAGGCAACGGGGCAGCGGCGCACGGGCGAGCAGTGCGAGAACCGGTACAAAACCATCATGCGCCGGAAGAGACGTCACGGAGAAGGAAGCAGCAAGGGACTCGCCAGGGCTCGCATCCTTCTCAACTCGGCATCTGTAGCAGAAGACGGGGAGGATGAGCAATTCATG GAGGAGGAAGAACCAGAGGTGGAGGAAGAGGAAGCTGAGCCGCAACGGGAGGAGCTGCAGCAGCAGGAACTCGAGGACGATGAGCCGGAATTGCTGGCTGAACTGGCCGCTATGGGTGACGAAGAGCAGCAGATGAACCGACGGGCCTCGAGAAAGCGCAAGAGCTCCTCGGCGATTGACCAGCAGCTGCTACTCGACCGGCTGCATGAACTGCACGAGCAGCGTGAACGACGAAGGGACGAGCGCGAGCGTCGCCGGGACCTCAGACATGCCGAACAAATGAGTCTGCTCCGACGGATCCTCAGCGTGTTGGAACGACAGCCACTTACAGCATCAACCGCTAACCGCCTACGAGTGGCTACGACTCACCGGTGA